The Coffea arabica cultivar ET-39 chromosome 4e, Coffea Arabica ET-39 HiFi, whole genome shotgun sequence genome includes a window with the following:
- the LOC113741980 gene encoding (+)-cis,trans-nepetalactol synthase NEPS2-like produces the protein MSRPTLQLKKLEGKVAIITGRASGIGEATARLFSTHGARVVIADIQDEKGQKVAESIGSNTCSYVHCDVADEQKVLAMVEWTLKTHGQLDIMFANAGIVSQSDQTVLDLDFSQLHHLFAINVDGVAACVKHAARAMVSQGIKGSIVCTASTFGSSGGQIRTDYHMSKHAVLGLMRCTGKQLGEHGIRVNSVSPSAAVTPMVCNQFKITAEEAEEVCQLSSLKGKALKANNVADAVLFLASDDSSCITGQDLLVDGGSR, from the coding sequence ATGTCTAGACCTACTCTTCAGTTGAAAAAACTGGAAGGAAAAGTAGCCATAATCACCGGCCGCGCTAGCGGCATAGGGGAGGCAACAGCACGACTTTTTTCCACTCACGGAGCACGGGTGGTAATCGCCGATATCCAGGACGAAAAGGGCCAAAAGGTGGCGGAGTCCATTGGCTCCAACACTTGCAGTTACGTCCACTGCGATGTTGCTGATGAACAGAAAGTCCTAGCCATGGTCGAATGGACTCTAAAGACTCATGGCCAGCTCGACATCATGTTCGCCAACGCAGGCATAGTAAGCCAGTCAGATCAGACAGTTCTGGATCTCGACTTCTCCCAACTTCACCATCTCTTCGCCATAAATGTGGACGGCGTGGCTGCCTGCGTGAAACATGCAGCTCGCGCGATGGTCTCTCAGGGCATCAAAGGTAGCATAGTCTGCACGGCTAGTACATTTGGAAGTAGTGGAGGACAAATTCGAACAGATTATCACATGTCCAAGCATGCGGTGTTGGGGCTGATGAGATGCACCGGCAAGCAACTCGGAGAGCATGGAATACGGGTAAACTCAGTGTCGCCGAGCGCGGCGGTAACACCTATGGTTTGTAATCAATTTAAGATCACGGCAGAGGAAGCTGAAGAGGTttgtcaactttcaagcttgAAAGGGAAGGCGTTAAAAGCCAATAATGTGGCGGATGCTGTTTTATTCCTTGCCTCCGATGATTCTTCATGTATCACTGGCCAGGACCTACTCGTCGATGGTGGCTCAAGATGA
- the LOC113741120 gene encoding cytosolic sulfotransferase 15-like, with amino-acid sequence MDEFQGLLQTIPKVNWDGLLLYYYNNFWCPGDVLKSTIFFQRNFKAKDSDIILASIPKSGTTWLKSLSFSIINRKKCTTPESPLLITNPHDLVSCMEYDLFLNGENPDLEAFSCPRIFSTHLPYHALPQSILNTKCRIIYICRNPLDQFMSLRHFLLENSGEDQQKALPIDEAFELFCKGIYPFGPVWDHAEGYWNASLNDVQKVVFLKYEDLKIDATSHVKMLAEFLGFPFSPEEDENGVVKEIVKLCSLENLKNMEVNKNGLLVLSPTVKFKARSFFRKGEVGDWKNFLNNSMAERYKKIMEEKLGKSGLAFELL; translated from the coding sequence ATGGATGAATTTCAAGGATTGCTACAAACAATTCCTAAAGTAAACTGGGATGGCCTGTTGCTATACTACTACAACAATTTTTGGTGTCCAGGAGATGTGCTTAAATCCACAATTTTCTTTCAAAGAAACTTCAAAGCTAAGGATTCCGATATTATCTTAGCTTCCATCCCTAAATCAGGCACCACTTGGCTAAAATCACTAAGCTTTAGCATCATCAACCGCAAGAAGTGCACAACACCAGAGAGCCCTCTCCTCATCACCAATCCTCATGATCTTGTAAGTTGCATGGAGTATGATTTATTTCTGAATGGCGAAAATCCTGATCTTGAGGCCTTCTCATGTCCAAGAATTTTCTCAACACATCTACCCTACCATGCCCTTCCTCAATCAATTTTGAACACCAAATGTCGCATAATTTATATATGTAGAAACCCTTTGGATCAGTTCATGTCTCTCCGGCactttttgcttgaaaatagtGGTGAAGATCAGCAAAAAGCACTTCCTATTGATGAAGCttttgaattattttgcaaaGGCATATACCCTTTTGGTCCCGTTTGGGATCATGCTGAGGGGTACTGGAATGCAAGCCTAAATGATGTTCAAAAGGTGGTGTTTCTCAAGTACGAGGATCTCAAAATAGATGCAACTTCTCACGTGAAGATGCTAGCAGAGTTCTTGGGATTTCCTTTTTCTCCAGAGGAAGATGAAAATGGTGTAGTCAAAGAAATAGTTAAGCTTTGTAGCTTAGAGAATCTCAAAAATATGGAGGTGAACAAGAACGGTCTTCTTGTTTTATCTCCAACTGTTAAGTTTAAGGCTCGTTCCTTTTTCAGAAAGGGAGAAGTAGGAGATTGGAAAAATTTTCTCAATAATTCCATGGCAGAACGTTACAAGAAGATTATGGAAGAAAAGCTGGGAAAATCTGGTTTGGCATTTGAACTGTTATAA
- the LOC113742122 gene encoding (-)-isopiperitenol/(-)-carveol dehydrogenase, mitochondrial-like, with amino-acid sequence MTEPASTLATKKLEGKVAIVTGGASGIGEATAHLFAENGVKAVVVADIQDDKGRLVTESIGSHQCSYFHCDVSDENQVKALVEWTVQTYGQLDIMFSNASIVSPSDQTVLNLDFSQFDRLFDINARGMAVCVKHAARVMVEQGVKGNIVCTTSVAASRGGVSRTDYIMAKHAVLGLVRCGSQQLGVHGIRVNSVSPSAIATPLTSTCVRRTRGKDIGKVYGPLTSLKGIALTVRHVAEAVLFLVSQDSAFITGHDLSVDGGLISLPGPNN; translated from the coding sequence ATGACAGAACCAGCATCGACTTTAGCAACAAAAAAGCTAGAAGGCAAAGTTGCGATAGTAACCGGTGGAGCCAGCGGAATTGGGGAAGCAACAGCACATCTTTTTGCTGAAAATGGTGTGAAGGCTGTTGTAGTTGCCGATATACAAGATGACAAGGGCCGACTCGTCACTGAATCCATTGGTTCACACCAGTGCAGCTATTTCCATTGTGATGTTAGTGATGAAAATCAAGTCAAGGCCTTGGTGGAGTGGACGGTTCAAACCTATGGCCAGCTTGATATCATGTTTAGCAACGCCAGCATAGTAAGTCCCTCTGATCAGACCGTACTTAACCTCGATTTCTCACAATTCGATCGTTTGTTTGATATCAATGCCCGTGGTATGGCTGTCTGTGTAAAGCACGCTGCACGAGTAATGGTGGAGCAGGGGGTGAAGGGAAACATTGTTTGTACAACAAGTGTGGCAGCCAGCAGGGGAGGAGTTAGTCGGACCGATTACATAATGGCTAAGCATGCAGTTCTTGGACTAGTTAGGTGCGGGAGTCAGCAACTTGGAGTTCATGGAATTAGAGTAAACAGCGTTTCCCCTTCTGCCATTGCAACGCCGTTGACATCTACTTGTGTGCGAAGAACAAGAGGAAAGGATATTGGGAAGGTTTACGGGCCGCTTACTAGCTTGAAGGGAATTGCCTTGACAGTTAGACATGTTGCAGAAGCAGTGCTGTTCTTAGTTTCTCAGGACTCTGCATTCATCACTGGTCATGATTTGTCGGTGGATGGAGGATTGATTAGTCTTCCTGGTCCAAACAATTGA
- the LOC113741979 gene encoding probable aquaporin NIP5-1 produces the protein MAQSAPGSPRGTASTTPGSTPTPLFTAVRIDSMADDRKPMPACKCFPVLAGPQSCITNFPAPDISLPRKVGAEFLGTFILIFGATAGPIVNQKYDGAETLIGNAACAGLAVLIVILATGHISGAHLNPSVTIAFAALRHFPWAQVPAYIAAQVSGSICASFALKAVFNPFMSGGVTVPSVGNAQAFALEFIVTFILLFVVTAVATDTRAVGELAGIAVGATVMLNILVAGPASGGSMNPVRTLGPAVAAGNYTSVWVYLVAPTLGALAGAGAYTMVKLQGEGRNAAEARQQSRSFRRPS, from the exons atggcaCAATCAGCGCCCGGAAGTCCGCGAGGGACGGCGTCTACAACGCCAGGGAGTACTCCAACACCGCTGTTTACCGCAGTGCGAATTGATTCAATGGCTGATGATCGGAAGCCAATGCCTGCGTGCAAGTGCTTCCCAGTATTGGCTGGACCTCAATCGTGTATCACCAACTTCCCCGCGCCAGATATCTCGCTCCCCCGCAAG GTGGGAGCAGAATTCTTGGGGACTTTCATCCTTATATTTGGAGCCACAGCTGGACCCATTGTAAACCAAAAGTACGACGGAGCAGAAACGCTAATAGGGAACGCAGCTTGTGCGGGGCTAGCAGTTTTGATAGTGATCTTGGCAACTGGGCATATCTCGGGAGCTCATCTGAATCCCTCCGTAACTATTGCATTCGCGGCACTTCGCCACTTCCCATGGGCTCAGGTGCCTGCCTACATAGCAGCTCAGGTTTCAGGATCGATCTGTGCTTCTTTTGCTCTCAAAGCTGTTTTTAACCCCTTTATGTCAGGTGGTGTCACGGTTCCGTCCGTAGGCAACGCCCAAGCCTTCGCCCTTGAGTTTATTGTAACCTTCATTCTCCTATTTGTTGTTACAGCGGTCGCCACAGACACTCGCGCA GTTGGAGAACTGGCAGGAATAGCAGTCGGAGCTACAGTCATGCTCAACATTCTTGTTGCCGG GCCAGCCAGCGGCGGTTCAATGAATCCTGTCCGAACTCTGGGACCAGCCGTCGCTGCTGGAAACTACACGTCAGTTTGGGTATACTTGGTGGCTCCTACACTCGGGGCCCTGGCGGGAGCGGGGGCATATACCATGGTCAAGCTTCAAGGAGAAGGGCGTAATGCGGCTGAAGCTCGACAGCAGTCCCGGAGTTTCCGTCGGCCAAGCTAG
- the LOC113741196 gene encoding (+)-cis,trans-nepetalactol synthase NEPS2-like, which produces MAEPSLHLKKLEGKVAIITGGASGIGEATARLFSTHGALLVVIADIQDEKGQKVAESIGSNNCSYVHCDVSDENQVQGMVEWTLKTHGRLDIMFANAGIFNKSSQTVPDLNLSDLQHVFSVNVAGTAACVKHAARAMIDQGIKGSIVCTASTAASRGAEVRTDYYMSKHAVLGLMRCASKQLGEHGIRVNSVSPYMVATPLVCNNLNMTVEEAEASYPLPCLKGRALKANNVADAVLFLASDDSSCITGHDLLVDGGSKI; this is translated from the coding sequence ATGGCTGAACCTTCTCTTCACCTGAAAAAATTGGAAGGCAAAGTTGCGATCATCACAGGCGGTGCAAGCGGCATAGGGGAGGCAACAGCACGACTTTTCTCCACTCACGGTGCATTATTGGTAGTCATTGCCGACATCCAAGACGAAAAGGGCCAAAAAGTAGCAGAATCCATTGGCTCAAATAATTGCAGCTacgtccattgtgatgtttctGATGAAAACCAAGTCCAAGGCATGGTTGAATGGACTCTAAAGACTCATGGCCGACTTGACATCATGTTCGCCAATGCCGGAATATTCAATAAGTCATCTCAGACCGTTCCAGATCTCAACTTATCCGATCTGCAGCACGTTTTCTCCGTCAATGTTGCTGGGACGGCTGCCTGCGTGAAGCATGCAGCTCGCGCAATGATCGATCAGGGCATCAAGGGTAGCATAGTCTGCACAGCGAGTACGGCCGCGAGCCGTGGAGCAGAAGTTCGGACTGATTATTACATGTCCAAGCATGCAGTTTTGGGACTGATGAGATGTGCGAGCAAGCAACTGGGAGAGCACGGAATAAGGGTGAATTCTGTGTCGCCTTACATGGTGGCGACACCTTTGGTTTGTAATAACCTAAACATGACGGTGGAGGAAGCTGAAGCGTCTTATCCACTTCCATGTTTGAAGGGGCGGGCGTTAAAGGCTAATAATGTGGCAGATGCTGTTCTGTTCCTTGCCTCAGATGATTCTTCTTGTATCACCGGCCATGACCTACTGGTTGATGGTGGTTCAAAAATATGA